The Argiope bruennichi chromosome 9, qqArgBrue1.1, whole genome shotgun sequence nucleotide sequence GCAGGAGTTTGTGCAGGAGTTTGTGCAGGAGTTTGTGCAGGAGTTTGTGCAGGAGTTTGTGCAGGAGTTTGTGCAGGAGTTTGTGCAGGAGTTTGTGCAGGAGTTTGTGCAGGAGTTTGTGCAGGAGTTTGTGCAGGAGTTTGTGCAGGAGTTTGTGCAGGAGTTTGTGCAGGAGTTTGTGCAGGAGTTTGTGCAGGAGTTTGTGCAGGAGTTTGTGCAGGAGTTTGTGCAGGAGTTTGTGCAGGAGTTTGTGCAGGAGTTTGTGCAGGAGTTTGTGCAGGAGTTTGTGCAGGAGTTTGTGCAGGAGTTTGTGCAGGAGTTTGTGCAGGAGTTTGTGCAGGAGTTTGTGCAGGAGTTTGTGCAGGAGTTTGTGCAGGAGTTTGTGCAGGAGTTTGTGCAGGAGTTTGTGCAGGAGTTTGTGCAGGAGTTTGTGCAGGAGTTTGTGCAGGAGTTTGTGCAGGAGTTTGTGCAGGAGTTTGTGCAGGAGTTTGTGCAGGAGTTTGTGCAGGAGTTTGTGCAGGAGTTTGTGCAGGAGTTTGTGCAGGAGTTTGTGCAGGAGTTTGTGCAGGAGTTTGTGCAGGAGTTTGTGCAGGAGTTTGTGCAGGAGTTTGTGCAGGAGTTTGTGCAGGAGTTTGTGCAGGAGTTTGTGCAGGAGTTTGTGCAGGAGTTTGTGCAGGAGTTTGTGCAGGAGTTTGTGCAGGAGTTTGTGCAGGAGTTTGTGCAGGAGTTTGTGCAGGAGTTTGTGCAGGAGTTTGTGCAGGAGTTTGTGCAGGAGTTTGTGCAGGAGTTTGTGCAGGAGTTTGTGCAGGAGTTTGTGCAGGAGTTTGTGCAGGAGTTTGTGCAGGAGTTTGTGCAGGAGTTTGTGCAGGAGTTTGTGCAGGAGTTTGTGCAGGAGTTTGTGCTACTTAAAGAGGGCAAAAGGAGCAATCtgaattcaaatgataaaatacttAACAAGGGAGATGATTGACTCGCTTAACGCTGGACTCGTTTCGGAATGGAATTTGTATGGGAAACTTACTAACCATCTTTCCTTcaaacatttattgttttataatcaatattctgATTCCATAGACGTATAGTATTCAACTTAAATTTTGTCTTGGGTAGATTAAGTTCCCAATTAAAAACTCAGTCGAAAGTAGATTACGCGTTTTCTTGGTTCTGTGTGTGCATTTGCGCACgcagaattttgtttcattgtcCATAGCTTAAAGATTTAGTAAATTTTAGGCTGCTCACCTCATCAACTGGATCATTATCTCTACTTCAATAAATGCAATACTTAATCATTCAAATCTGTTTACTTGTGTTTCCTTTGGAATTCTTTGCTTTCTAAATGGTTCTTTTATAATAGACTGCTGAACGTTTCATATGAATTATTCCTTTTTTgggaaaatttaattactttattttttagtttggAATAAACGCAAGAATTGAATCaggttatttgaattatttcattgacCTCGGTTTTTTTGCTCAAACGAACATCGCTTCAAAACTTACCAAGGCGAGAAACGACTACGAAAGATGATTTTCAGATGTTGGACTTTTCCAAAcaagaggaaaataaaatgagTAGCATTTGGTACATTTGATATTAGAAATACAGTTAAGAGTGTAATTTAagtataaaaggattttttataagcataaaGTGTTCTCAATTAAGTCTAATAAACTTAGGTATACTTTTTACTGTGGATGTTCTTTCTCTGAACTCATTGATATTGAATCGGATATggacaaatacaaatattatataataatctcCCTTGCaccaagttaaaaataataataaaggctaATAacagttgaataaataaaaagggtTAACAAATTTCGCCTAGAAGCgcgctttttaatttaaattatgggCGACAACTAAATATTGAGCACCATTTAGAACCATCTAAGCTTCGGTTAATGTAGAACTACATTTTAGCTTTTGCTCCAGTTGAGATTCGTGAATATTCgttttatagtataaattattgttaaaatagaattaaatgagTTTTTTCAATTTCTATCGTATAACCAAACTCGATCAGACTGGGGGCGTTCCAAATAAACGACAGGTATGAATTAGCTGCAAATAGGATATTGTGTTCATGGagttaaaatctttatttctggAAGCCTTCTAGTATTTTAGGTGGtatattaaatctgaaaatacaTGTCGCTCGATAAACGTGTAATTGATGCGattgaagaaaaggaaattaaagaaaaaataataaaatatggtgCTGTCGGAAGTAAAAGCTGTGTTTAATGAAGACGATTTTGTGCAATAGAATAGTGGATGGcagtttaagaaatattaaggGGATTTATGGTGACTATTACAAGAGTATAGTACAGAAATTTCTCTTCAGACTTGTGGATATTCGTTGTGAtaaagcattcttaaaaaaataaaaacgtgtaaAGGTGCTTAAAATTAAATCGGTAAAGTACAATTCCAATTTTTAACTTTCGGAATAAATTTCTGTAAGTcggtatatttaattaaaattagcttgccaatttgattttgaaattaactttaaaataataaatcttggAGAAAGTGAGAATAAATCTTGGAGATCAGTGTCTTCGAGAAAGACAATGATCTGTCACGCGATAAATTGCTCCCTTGCTGAAATCAGAGCTTCAGGGTGTAGCCGTCCCCTCGGAAAGACGCCTCCCTATTTACATCCTAAAACTAAGCAATTAACCGTTATTAAAATagataacattttgatattttaatataaactcgGACGTTTTGGTACGCGCTCAAGATTTCGCCAATATTTGGTAAGTATATGTTCCAATGCCAGACCAGACCAACCTCGCCACACTGAAAGGTCCAAAACAACTCAAATTGCTCGCCTTAGAATCGCTGACTTTCGCTTTGTTGTATCTTACTGTAGCTTTAATAAATAGTATagtataatacatttaataattttacattaaagcaataaataaatatcttaagaaagCAAAGAGAATTTGACAGGATAAAGCAATCGATAAAACCAAATAACCCATTCCTAGAAAGCCTAAACGCGCTTcaagattataaattttagacgatttaatattttttca carries:
- the LOC129984989 gene encoding putative uncharacterized protein DDB_G0290521; amino-acid sequence: MEDTTLDDTGSLQTKNPLEKTHIASRVAQTPAQTPAQTPAQTPAQTPAQTPAQTPAQTPAQTPAQTPAQTPAQTPAQTPAQTPAQTPAQTPAQTPAQTPAQTPAQTPAQTPAQTPAQTPAQTPAQTPAQTPAQTPAQTPAQTPAQTPAQTPAQTPAQTPAQTPAQTPAQTPAQTPAQTPAQTPAQTPAQTPAQTPAQTPAQTPAQTPAQTPAQTPAQTPAQTPAQTPAQTPAQTPAQTPAQTPAQTPAQTPAQTPAQTPAQTPAQTPAQTPAQTPAQTPAQTPAQTPAQTPAQTPAQTPAQTPAQTPAQTPAQTPAQTPAQTPAQTPAQTPAQTPAQTPAQTPAQTPAQTPAQTPAQTPAQTPAQTPAQTPAQTPASTFRRFRNRYSWSYKNESRINRVAYSITGSYYQLQSLEIRLNCNQENVAHTCSIKILWHFTIWTTSKRQFHNALFRFEVRLQNLYESVL